The Gemmatimonadaceae bacterium DNA segment TGCACGGGCGACCCGTTGAACTCCACGCCGTCGGTGAGGAACACCTGCAGCTTCTGCATCCGGCGTACGTTGTAGTAGCCGATGACCACGCTTTGAATCCAGTACGGCCACATCAGGAGGAGTAGCCCCTCCCCGCTCAACACCGCCCATCCCACGATGGCGGCGTTCATCGCGACAATGCCGCGGGCGGAGCTGTCGCGCGGACGTTCGCCGAGGTAGATGGCCATAGGTGGGCGAAAGTAGCCTGCCTCGCGGCCGGGCGGGAGAGGGGAGGCGGGAGGAGGGTGAAGGCAGAAAGACGGGGAACGGGAGAAGACAGAAAGAGGGGAGATGGCGGGAAACGTCTCCCGGCCTTCTCCCCTCTCCCAACCATCTCCCGTCTCCCACCTACCTGCCGTCACCCACCTACCTGCCGTCACCCACCTCCCACCTCCCATCTCCCGGCTCCCAGCCTACTCCTCGTCGGGAATCGGAGCCAACAGCGATGCATCCGCCTCGGCAGGCGCCGCGAGGAACTCCTCCGGCAACGCCCCGAAGCCACCGAATTCCGGCGCCGGCATCGGCGGCGGCTCGATGTCCATATCCACGTCCGAGTACCGGTACATCCCGGTGCCGGCGGGGATCAGGTGGCCGATGATGATGTTCTCCTTGAGGCCGAGGAGGTTGTCCTTGGCGCCCCGGATGGCGGCATCGGTCAGCACGCGCGTCGTCTCCTGGAAGCTCGCCGCCGAGATGAACGACTGCGTGGTGAGCGACGCCTTGGTGATGCCGAGGAGCAAGGGCTCCGACGAGGCCGGCCGCTGCTTCTTCTTCTTGGCCTTGTCGTTGGCTTCCCGGAACGCCGCCTTGTCCACGTGCTCGCCCTCGAGGAACTCGGTGTCCCCCGACTCGGCGATGCGCACCTTCTGCAGCATCTGGCGCACGATCACGCCGATGTGCTTGTCGTTGATCTTCACGCCCTGCAGGCGATACACCTCCTGCACTTCGTTCAGGAGGTACTCCTGCACCGCGCGCGGGCCCTTGATCCGCAGGATGTCGTGCGGGTTCACCGGGCCCTCGGAGAGGCGGTCGCCGGCGCGCACGCGGTCGCCCTCGTGCACGCGCAGGTGCTTGCCCGACGCCACTTCGTACAGCTGCGGCTGCTGCGTCTCGTCCAGCGAACCGCTGGAGTCGATCGGCTGCACGAAAATCTCGCGCTTGCCGCGCTTGATGTCGCCGAAGCGCACGACGCCGTCGATCTCGGAGATCGTCGCCGGGTCCTTCGGCTTGCGGGCTTCGAAGAGCTCCGCCACGCGCGGCAGGCCGCCCGTGATGTCGCGGGTCTTGTAGGCCTCGCGGGAGATCTTGGCGATCGTCTGGCCGGCCGCCACGTCGGCGCCGTCCTCGATGATCAGCTGTGCGCCCACCGGGATCACGAAGTCGCGGACCTTCTTCTCCTTGCCGCCCTTCGTCTGCCAGATCTCGATGTGCGGGTGCAGCTTCTTCTCGCGGTCTTCGATGACCACGCGCTGGCGCAGGCCGGTGAGCTCGTCGAGCTCCTCCGACACCGTCTCCTCCTCCACGAGGTCGACGAACTTCACCGTGCCGGACACGTCCGCGATGATCGGGTTCGTGTACGGGTCCCAGGTGAAGATCGTGTCTTCCTTCTTCACGTCCTGCCCGTCGGTGACGGTCAGGATGGCGCCCAGCGGCACCTGCAAGCGGGCCATCACCGGCGCGTTCTTGTCCCGCGTCGCGCGGATGAACAGCTCGCCCTCGTACGACGTCACGATCTCCTGGCCCTCGGGATTCGTCACGTGCACGAGCCGCTCGCCGAACACCACCACGCCCGCCACCTTCGACTTGCGCGCCGTCTGCTCCGCGATGCGGGCCGCCGTACCGCCGATGTGGAACGTGCGCAGCGTCAGCTGCGTGCCCGGCTCGCCGATGGACTGCGCCGAAATGATGCCCACGGCCTCGCCCAGGTCCACCATCTGCATCGTGGCCAGGTTGCGGCCGTAGCACATCCGGCAGAGGCCGCGCTTGGCCTCGCAGGTGAGCACCGAGCGGATCTTCACCGTCTCGATGCCCGCCTCCTCGATCTGCTGCGCGACTTCCTCGAGGATCATATGGCCGGCCTCGACCAGCAGCTGCGGGCGCCCCGCCTCGTCCAGCAGCTGCGGATCGACGATGTCGTCCGCCGCCACCGTCCCGACGATGCGCTCCGCCAACGGCTCGATGATGTCCTCGCCTTCCTTCAGCGCGCCGATCTCCAGCCCCATCACCGTGCCGCAATCCTCCTCGGTCACCACCACGTCCTGGGCCACGTCGCAGAGACGACGCGTCAGGTAGCCGGCGTCGGCCGTCTTGAGCGCCGTGTCGGCCAGGCCCTTGCGGGCGCCGTGCGTGGACGAGAAGTACTCGAGCACCGAGAGGCCTTCACGGAAGTTCGACTTGATCGGGTTCTCGATGATCTCGCCGATGCCGCCGGTGAGCTTCTTCTGCGGCTTCGCCATCAGGCCGCGCATACCCGCCAGCTGGCGGATCTGGTCGCGGCTACCACGCGAGCCGGAGTCGAACATCATGAACACCGGGTTGAACCCGCCCTGCGACTCGCGCATCCGCTTGACCATCGCGTCGGCGATGTCGTTGTTGGCGTGCGTCCAGGTGTCGATGACCTTGTTGTAGCGTTCGCCGTTCGTGATGTTGCCCGTCTGGTAGGCCTTCTGGAACCGCGTCACGCGCGCCGCGGCCTCCTCGAGCAGCGTCTCCTTCTCCGCCGGGATCTCGAGGTCCTCGATCGCGATCGACACGCCGCCACGGGTCGCGTTCCGGAAGCCGAACTCCTTCAGGCGGTCCAGGAACTGCACCGTCTCGGAGAGCCCTGCCTTGCGGTACGACTCGAAGACCAGCTCGCCGAGCTTCTTCTTCTTCATATCGTGGTTCTGGAACGGCAGCGCCGACGGCACGATCCCGTCGAAGAGCACGCGGCCGGCCGTCGTGGTCACCCACGCCGTCCCGCCCTCGGCGCTGCGCGCCAGGTACCGCACCGGCGACTGCACGTGGATCTGGTGCAGGGCCAGCGCCATCTCGACCTCGGCCGACGAACCGAACGAACGCAGCTTCTGCTGCGCCTTCTCGTCCTTGAGCAGTGCGTCGAACCCGGCCGGCGCCTTCGTCGCGAAGTAGCAGCCCAGCACGATGTCCTGCGACGGCTCCGCCACCGGACGACCGTCCGACGGCTTGAGGATGTTGTTGCTCGACAGCATCAGCACGCGCGCTTCCAGCTGCGCCTCGTACGAGAGCGGCACGTGCACAGCCATCTGGTCACCGTCGAAGTCGGCGTTGAACGCCGCGCAGACGAGCGGGTGGATGCGGATGGCCTTGCCTTCCACCAGCACCGGCTCGAAGGCCTGGATGCCGAGGCGGTGCAGCGTCGGTGCGCGGTTGAGCAGCACCGGATGGTCGCGGATAATCTCTTCGAGGATCTCGAACACCTCGGAGGACTCGCGCTCCACGATCTTCTTGGCGCGCTTCACCGTCTCCGCGATGCCCTTCTCCACCAGCTTGTGGATGATGAACGGCTTGAACAGCTCCAGCGCCATCGCCTTGGGCAGGCCGCACTGGTGCAGCTTGAGCTCCGGACCCACCACGATCACCGAGCGGCCCGAGTAGTCCACGCGCTTGCCGAGCAGGTTCTGGCGGAACCGGCCCTGCTTGCCCTTGAGCATATCCGACAGCGACTTCAGCGGACGCTTGCCGCGGCCGCGGATCGCCTTGGAGCGGCGCCCGTTGTCGAACAGCGCGTCCACCGCCTCCTGCAGCATTCGCTTCTCGTTGCGCAGGATGACTTCCGGCGCCCGGTGCGAGATGAGCTTAGTGAGACGGTTGTTGCGGTTGATGACGCGACGGTACAGGTCGTTGAGGTCCGACGTGGCGAAGCGCCCGCCGTCCAGCGGCACCAGCGGCCGCAGGTCGGGCGGGATCACCGGCACGACGTCCATAATCATCCACTCCGGCTTGTTGCGCAGGCCCGAGTGGTCACCGGAGTTCCGGAACGCGTCGACGATCTTCAGGCGCTTGAGCTGCGCCTTCTTCTTGTGCTGCGAGGTCTCCACCACCACCTGGGCGCGGAGTTCCTCGGCCACCTTGTCCACGTCGAGGCGCTGCAGGAGCTCGCGCACCGCCGGCGCGCCGATGTCGGCCTTGAAGGCGCTGTCGCCCTCTT contains these protein-coding regions:
- the rpoC gene encoding DNA-directed RNA polymerase subunit beta' gives rise to the protein MIDFRSVREKSASAFDYIQVRIASPEEIRGPRDPKERERLEMAGLRSWWSWGEVTKPETINYRSFKPEKDGLFCEKIFGPVKDWECHCGKYKRIRYRGVICDRCGVEVTLSKVRRDRMGHIELAVPVAHIWFFKTLPSPMGNLLDLTLRELEKVIYYSNYVVIDPGAQEVKMNDLLDEEQYLQLRMKAKEEGDSAFKADIGAPAVRELLQRLDVDKVAEELRAQVVVETSQHKKKAQLKRLKIVDAFRNSGDHSGLRNKPEWMIMDVVPVIPPDLRPLVPLDGGRFATSDLNDLYRRVINRNNRLTKLISHRAPEVILRNEKRMLQEAVDALFDNGRRSKAIRGRGKRPLKSLSDMLKGKQGRFRQNLLGKRVDYSGRSVIVVGPELKLHQCGLPKAMALELFKPFIIHKLVEKGIAETVKRAKKIVERESSEVFEILEEIIRDHPVLLNRAPTLHRLGIQAFEPVLVEGKAIRIHPLVCAAFNADFDGDQMAVHVPLSYEAQLEARVLMLSSNNILKPSDGRPVAEPSQDIVLGCYFATKAPAGFDALLKDEKAQQKLRSFGSSAEVEMALALHQIHVQSPVRYLARSAEGGTAWVTTTAGRVLFDGIVPSALPFQNHDMKKKKLGELVFESYRKAGLSETVQFLDRLKEFGFRNATRGGVSIAIEDLEIPAEKETLLEEAAARVTRFQKAYQTGNITNGERYNKVIDTWTHANNDIADAMVKRMRESQGGFNPVFMMFDSGSRGSRDQIRQLAGMRGLMAKPQKKLTGGIGEIIENPIKSNFREGLSVLEYFSSTHGARKGLADTALKTADAGYLTRRLCDVAQDVVVTEEDCGTVMGLEIGALKEGEDIIEPLAERIVGTVAADDIVDPQLLDEAGRPQLLVEAGHMILEEVAQQIEEAGIETVKIRSVLTCEAKRGLCRMCYGRNLATMQMVDLGEAVGIISAQSIGEPGTQLTLRTFHIGGTAARIAEQTARKSKVAGVVVFGERLVHVTNPEGQEIVTSYEGELFIRATRDKNAPVMARLQVPLGAILTVTDGQDVKKEDTIFTWDPYTNPIIADVSGTVKFVDLVEEETVSEELDELTGLRQRVVIEDREKKLHPHIEIWQTKGGKEKKVRDFVIPVGAQLIIEDGADVAAGQTIAKISREAYKTRDITGGLPRVAELFEARKPKDPATISEIDGVVRFGDIKRGKREIFVQPIDSSGSLDETQQPQLYEVASGKHLRVHEGDRVRAGDRLSEGPVNPHDILRIKGPRAVQEYLLNEVQEVYRLQGVKINDKHIGVIVRQMLQKVRIAESGDTEFLEGEHVDKAAFREANDKAKKKKQRPASSEPLLLGITKASLTTQSFISAASFQETTRVLTDAAIRGAKDNLLGLKENIIIGHLIPAGTGMYRYSDVDMDIEPPPMPAPEFGGFGALPEEFLAAPAEADASLLAPIPDEE